From Fusarium oxysporum f. sp. lycopersici 4287 chromosome 13, whole genome shotgun sequence, one genomic window encodes:
- a CDS encoding oxidoreductase: protein MTETAKTKPRVSLGLLTFGPEGSETYGSRITSLDTFNQCLDYLQSRGYNEVDTARTYVGGQQEGWTKRTNWRERNLTLATKWYPYKPGDHSKAIVKQNLNKSLSELGSDSVDIFYLHAPDRSVPFQETLEACNELYRQGKFKRLGLSNYAAWEVAELCTIADQKGWVRPSVYQAMYNCLTRAIEEELVPCCRKFGMDILVYNPLAGGVLSGRYKSKEIPADGGRYSTQDPVIGAMYRDRYFKDVNFEALKVIQPVADKLGLTLLEIAFRWLVHHSKLKVMDGNDGLVIGISSLSQLESNLDNVEKGPLPEEVLEVLDEAWKITKPSCSLYWR from the coding sequence ATGACTGAAACCGCGAAGACCAAGCCCCGCGTCAGTCTTGGGCTCCTGACATTCGGCCCTGAAGGCTCAGAAACCTACGGAAGCCGCATTACCTCCCTCGACACTTTCAACCAATGCCTCGACTACTTGCAGTCGCGCGGCTACAATGAAGTGGACACAGCCAGAACCTACGTCGGCGGTCAGCAAGAAGGCTGGACCAAGCGTACCAACTGGCGAGAACGCAACCTTACTCTTGCTACAAAGTGGTATCCTTACAAACCTGGCGATCACTCCAAGGCCATTGTCAAGCAGAATTTGAATAAGAGTCTTAGCGAGCTTGGTTCCGATAGCGTGGATATCTTCTATCTGCACGCACCAGATCGATCCGTCCCGTTTCAGGAGACGCTTGAGGCCTGTAATGAACTTTATAGACAGGGGAAGTTCAAAAGGCTTGGCTTGAGCAATTATGCGGCGTGGGAAGTTGCTGAGCTTTGCACCATTGCGGACCAGAAAGGATGGGTCAGACCAAGCGTTTATCAGGCTATGTACAATTGCTTGACTCGCGCCattgaagaagaacttgTTCCATGCTGCCGCAAATTCGGGATGGATATTCTTGTCTATAATCCCTTGGCTGGTGGTGTACTTTCAGGTCGCTACAAAAGCAAAGAGATCCCCGCTGACGGCGGACGATATTCTACCCAGGACCCGGTGATTGGGGCGATGTATCGGGACAGATACTTCAAGGATGTCAACTTTGAGGCTTTGAAGGTGATTCAACCTGTTGCTGACAAACTGGGGTTGACGCTCTTGGAGATTGCATTCAGATGGCTTGTTCACCAtagcaagctcaaggtcaTGGATGGCAACGATGGGTTGGTTATTGGTATCAGCTCGCTCAGCCAGCTTGAGAGTAATCTGGATAATGTTGAGAAGGGTCCGTTGCCAGAAGAGGTGCTGGAGGTATTGGATGAGGCATGGAAGATCACCAAGCCTTCTTGCTCTCTTTACTGGAGATAG